A section of the Nitrososphaerota archaeon genome encodes:
- a CDS encoding ABC transporter substrate-binding protein gives MTVIVVVAVAAAAYFILSSSSTTVQQQTTTPQIHLVDIVGRNVTIPRGVDSIVAIGPGMLRLVCYLNATDLLVGVEDSERSWGSAGRDYAMAYGESFKALPAIGLGGPGKPPAPELILAAKPELIIMSRTYCDFYDPDRLEKETNATVIVMDYGPAGYLDVEGLANALRVLGEALGRKERADTLISYIRSVVEDLDKRTRDLDVRPKVYVGAVSYKGPQPFTTAQTPFPPLSLLNTPSIADRYASKQGVFFWSFEAILSEQPEIVFIDENNLATVKQDFDKDPGKYMYLNAFKEGRVYGTLPYNYYHTNVAVALADAYYIGKILYPERFSDINPSEKADEIFRVFVGKALYQQYAEAYGGFICLAEMFKPSS, from the coding sequence CTGACAGTAATCGTGGTTGTAGCCGTGGCAGCCGCAGCCTACTTCATACTCTCCAGCAGCTCTACTACTGTGCAGCAGCAAACCACCACGCCACAAATACACTTGGTCGACATAGTTGGGCGAAATGTCACAATACCTAGAGGCGTTGATAGCATCGTAGCGATAGGGCCTGGCATGCTTAGGCTTGTATGCTACCTAAATGCGACGGACTTGCTTGTGGGTGTGGAAGACAGCGAAAGAAGCTGGGGGTCTGCCGGGAGGGACTATGCGATGGCTTATGGTGAATCGTTTAAAGCGCTGCCAGCCATAGGTCTAGGCGGACCAGGCAAGCCACCAGCGCCTGAATTAATCTTAGCAGCGAAACCTGAGCTAATAATAATGTCTAGAACATACTGCGACTTCTACGACCCAGATAGATTAGAGAAGGAGACCAACGCGACGGTAATAGTTATGGATTATGGTCCGGCTGGGTATCTTGATGTAGAGGGTTTGGCGAACGCTTTAAGAGTGCTTGGCGAGGCCTTGGGTCGCAAAGAAAGAGCGGATACTCTAATCAGCTATATTAGAAGCGTAGTCGAGGACTTGGATAAGAGGACGAGAGACTTGGATGTTAGACCAAAAGTGTATGTTGGCGCTGTATCATACAAAGGGCCTCAACCATTTACAACAGCTCAAACACCATTCCCACCACTTTCACTCTTGAACACCCCTTCTATCGCAGATAGATATGCTTCTAAGCAAGGTGTCTTCTTCTGGAGTTTTGAGGCGATTCTAAGCGAGCAGCCGGAGATAGTGTTTATAGATGAAAACAACTTGGCAACCGTCAAACAGGATTTTGATAAAGATCCTGGTAAGTATATGTATCTGAACGCTTTCAAAGAAGGGAGGGTTTACGGGACTTTACCCTACAACTATTATCATACGAATGTGGCTGTTGCCTTAGCAGACGCTTACTACATTGGTAAGATACTGTATCCAGAGAGATTCAGCGACATTAACCCTAGTGAGAAGGCTGACGAAATATTCAGAGTGTTCGTTGGAAAGGCTCTCTACCAGCAGTATGCTGAAGCCTATGGAGGGTTTATATGTCTAGCCGAAATGTTCAAACCTTCCAGTTGA
- a CDS encoding iron ABC transporter permease, with protein sequence MSSRNVQTFQLNVKHLIRRKQIILLSLTLFTLLLIPLSASVGWYKASLPETFRAVFLPDNSQLSTVIWDLRLRRVLAAIVVGMVLGGSGAAIQACMRNPLASPFTFGLSFAASLGVAVALLVLQGGAIQRFQIYVYNPYIVSASAFLFALIQVLIILLLAYKAGLSAGALVLSSIAISFAYQAILYLLQYLYLNEILVATVVFWTFGDLGRIAWPEFNLVALLSFALVLPYFIYRSLDYDLILGGDELAKSSGVRPERLRLETTIVAALGAALATSFVGVIGFVCLVAPHAARLLIGGGHRYLMPTSMILGALILTLSDTLGRVVIAPTVIPVGITTSLIGVPLLVYLLVKGGRFGYRG encoded by the coding sequence ATGTCTAGCCGAAATGTTCAAACCTTCCAGTTGAATGTTAAGCATCTTATTCGGAGGAAGCAGATAATTCTGCTTTCACTTACCCTCTTTACCCTCCTTCTCATACCGCTTTCTGCTTCAGTGGGTTGGTATAAGGCTTCGCTTCCTGAGACCTTTCGCGCCGTCTTCCTACCAGATAACAGCCAACTCTCGACTGTTATTTGGGATCTAAGGCTTAGGAGGGTTCTGGCTGCGATAGTTGTAGGTATGGTTCTAGGTGGTTCCGGTGCCGCTATTCAAGCTTGCATGCGGAACCCTTTAGCTTCCCCATTCACATTCGGGCTTTCATTCGCGGCATCCTTGGGTGTGGCGGTTGCTCTTCTGGTGTTACAAGGCGGCGCTATTCAAAGATTTCAGATCTACGTTTATAACCCGTATATCGTCTCAGCCTCCGCCTTCCTCTTCGCTTTAATTCAAGTCCTCATCATCCTCCTTTTGGCGTATAAGGCTGGGTTAAGCGCAGGTGCGCTCGTCCTATCATCCATAGCCATCTCATTTGCCTATCAAGCCATTTTGTATCTGCTTCAATACCTCTATCTGAACGAGATACTCGTCGCAACCGTGGTCTTCTGGACATTCGGAGACCTAGGGAGGATAGCTTGGCCTGAGTTTAATCTCGTTGCCCTACTTTCTTTTGCGTTAGTCCTACCATACTTCATCTACCGAAGTCTAGACTACGATCTGATATTGGGCGGCGACGAGTTGGCGAAGTCTTCTGGTGTGAGGCCTGAGAGGCTTAGGCTGGAAACGACGATAGTAGCGGCGCTAGGAGCCGCTTTAGCGACATCTTTCGTTGGGGTGATAGGGTTTGTCTGCCTTGTAGCGCCGCACGCCGCTAGACTGCTTATTGGGGGTGGCCATAGATATCTGATGCCCACATCTATGATCTTGGGTGCACTTATTCTAACACTCTCCGACACGCTGGGCAGGGTGGTGATAGCACCAACCGTTATTCCTGTTGGGATTACGACCTCTTTAATAGGTGTTCCTCTACTAGTATATTTGCTAGTTAAGGGTGGGAGGTTTGGTTATAGAGGTTAG